The Pirellulales bacterium genomic interval CGCCGCAACGCGTCGTGCCGGTCGTCACCGCCGCCGCCCGCCAAGGAGACATGCCGCTCTATCTCAACGGCCTCGGCACCGTCACGGCGTTCAATACGGTCACCGTCCGCAGCCGCGTGGAAGGCCAGTTGGTCAAGGTGCTGTTTACCGAAGGCCAGTTCGTCAACAAAGACGACGTGTTGGCCGAGATCGACCCGCGGCCCTATCAGGTGCAGCTTGCCCAGGCCGAAGGGCAGCTTGCCCGCGATCAAGCGACGCTCAAGGTCAACAAGCTCAGCCTGGCCCGCTATAACGACTTGCTGCCCACGCGGGCCATCACGCCGCAGCAGATCGACGAACAGGTGGCCCTGGTCGAGCAGATGGAAGGCGCCATTCGCACCGACCGGGCCGCCATCGACAATGCCAAGCTGCAACTCGCGTATTGCCACATTAACGCTCCCATCACCGGACGCATCGGTCTGCGTTTGGTCGATCCGGGCAACATGGTCCGCGCCAACGAGATGGGAGGCATCGCCGTCATCACGCAGCTTCAGCCGATCGCGCTGGTGTTTACCATTCCGCAAGACAGCATTTCTCTGGTGCAGCGGAAGGCGAACAGCGGCGAGACGCTCGTGGTCGAAGCCTACGACCGCGATTTCAAGAATGAGCTGGCGACGGGCAAGTTGCTGGCGATCGACAATCAAGTCGATTCGACCACCGGCACCGTGCGGCTCAAGGCCATCTTCGAGAACGAAGACAATCTGCTCTTTCCGAACCAGTTCGTGAACGCCCGCTTGCTGATCGACAACCGTCGGGACGCGGTGATCGTGGCTTCCGCGGCGGTGCAGCGGGGTCCTGATTTCGACTTCGTCTACCTGGTGAAGAAGGGCAAGAAGGACGAGGACACGGTCGATCTGCGTCAGGTGCAAGTCGGGCCGACGGAAGGCGAACAGACGGTGATCGAGAGCGGCCTCGTGCCCGGCGACCGCGTCGTGACCGACGGCGTCGAAAAGCTGCAGCGCGGCGCCAAGATCAGCGAGCGGGGCAAAAAGGTAGCCGGTAGACAGTAGACGGCAGAGGGGGAGGCTGGAGAAAGAACCAATGTCGCACCGCAAGCCGATCAGGCATCAGGCGTCAAGCAATTGCCAATTTGCAATTTGCAATTTGCAATTCGCAATCTTCGCTCCCCGTCTGCCGTCTACCGTCTACCGTCTACTTTTCTCCGGCCGTCTACCCACCTCCGGTCGATCCCCATGAGTCCCTCCCGGCCTTTCATCCTCCGCCCGGTGGCCACCGTGCTGTTGATGGTCGCCATCGTGCTGGTCGGGGCGGTGGCCTATAAGCAGTTGCCGGTGTCGGCCTTGCCGCAGGTCGATTACCCGACCATCCAGGTCGTGACGTTCTATCCCGGCGCCAGCCCCGAGGTGATGACTTCGTCGGTCACGGCGCCCTTGGAGCGGCAGTTTGGCCAGGTGCCCGGCTTGACGCAAATGACGTCGAGCAGCTCGGAAGGTTGCTCGGTCGTGACGCTGCGGTTCACGCTCGAGCTTGATATCGACGTCGCGGAGCAGCAGGTGCAAGCGGCCATCAACGCCGCCAGCACCTTTCTGCCCCGCGACCTGCCCAACCCGCCGATCTATACCAAGACGAACCCGGCCGACGCCCCCATCCTCACTCTGGCACTCTCTTCGGAAACCTTGCCGCTGGCCAAAGTCGAAGACCTGGCAGACACTCGGCTGGCACAGAAAATCTCGCAGCTTTCGGGCGTCGGCATGGTGAGCATCAGCGGCGGCCAGAAACCGGCCATCCGCATTCAGGCCAACCCCACCGCGCTCTCGTCGCTGGGCATGGGCATGGAAGACCTGCGGCTGGCGCTCATCCAGGCCAGCGTCAATCAGGCCAAGGGCAGCTTCGATGGCCGCCGGCAGGCATTCACCATCGGGGCCAACGACCAGGTGCTCACCAGCAGCCAATATCGCAAGCTCATCATTGCCTATCGCAACGCGGCGCCCGTGCAGTTGGCCGACGTGGCCGATGTGATCGACGGCGCCGAGAACGTGCGGCAAGCGGCCTGGATGAACGACACGCCCGCCGTGATTCTCAACATCCAACGCCAGCCGGGGGCGAACATCATCGAGGTGGTCGACCGCATCCACGAGCTACTCCCGCAGTTGACCGCCTCGCTCCCGTCCTCGATCAAAGTGAAGGTGCTCACCGACCGCACGGTGACGATTCGGGCCAGCGTCGAAGACGTGCAGTTCGAGCTGATGCTGACCATCGGCCTGGTGGTGCTGGTCATTTTTCTCTTCCTCCGCAATCTGCCGGCCACGATCATCCCCAGCGTCGCGGTGCCGCTGTCGCTGATCGGCACGTTCGGCGTGATGTACCTGCTCGACTACAGCTTGAACAACCTCACGCTGATGGCCCTCACCATCTCGACCGGCTTCGTGGTCGACGACGCCATCGTGATGATCGAGAACATCTCGCGCTACGTCGAAGAAGGCGAGGCGCCGCTGGCCGCCGCGTTGAAAGGTTCCGAAGAAATCGGCTTCACCATCGTCTCGCTCAGCGTCTCGTTGATCGCCGTGCTGATCCCGCTGTTGTTCATGGGAGACATCGTCGGGCGGCTGTTTCGCGAGTTCGCCGTAACGCTGAGCGTCACCATTTTGCTCTCCGCGGTCGTCTCGCTCACGCTCACGCCGATGATGTGCGCCAAGATGCTGCGGCACCGGCCGGTCGCGCAGCACGGCTGGTTTTATCGGCTATCAGAATACGGCTTCGAGACCGTTATCCGTTGGTACGGCAAGACGCTGAATGTCGTGCTCCGGCATCAGCCCACGACGCTGCTGGTGGCCGTGGCCACGCTGGTCGGCACCGTTTATCTCTACGTCGTCGTGCCGAAGGGCTTTTTCCCGGTGCAAGATACGGGCGTAATCCTGGCCATCTCCGAGGCCCCGCAGAGCGCCTCGTTCGAAGCGATGCGAGAGCGGCAGCAGGAGCTGAACCGGGCCATCCTGGAAGACCCGGCCGTCGAAAGCCTGTCGAGTTTCATCGGCATCGACGGCACGAACACCACGCTCAACAGCGGCCGCATCCAGATCAATCTCAAGCCGCTGGAAGAACGCCACGCCACCGCCAGTGAAATCATCCGCCGTTTGCAGCCGCGGCTGGCGAAAGTGTCGGGCATCACGCTCTTCATGCAGCCCGTGCAGGATTTGACGGTCGAAACCCGCGTCAGCCGCACGCAGTATCAATACAGCCTGGAAGATCCCGATGCCAAGGAATTGAGCGAATGGGCGCCGCGGTTCGTCGACAAACTGCAAGCGCTGGGCGAGCTGCGCGACGTGGCCAGCGACC includes:
- a CDS encoding MdtB/MuxB family multidrug efflux RND transporter permease subunit, producing the protein MSPSRPFILRPVATVLLMVAIVLVGAVAYKQLPVSALPQVDYPTIQVVTFYPGASPEVMTSSVTAPLERQFGQVPGLTQMTSSSSEGCSVVTLRFTLELDIDVAEQQVQAAINAASTFLPRDLPNPPIYTKTNPADAPILTLALSSETLPLAKVEDLADTRLAQKISQLSGVGMVSISGGQKPAIRIQANPTALSSLGMGMEDLRLALIQASVNQAKGSFDGRRQAFTIGANDQVLTSSQYRKLIIAYRNAAPVQLADVADVIDGAENVRQAAWMNDTPAVILNIQRQPGANIIEVVDRIHELLPQLTASLPSSIKVKVLTDRTVTIRASVEDVQFELMLTIGLVVLVIFLFLRNLPATIIPSVAVPLSLIGTFGVMYLLDYSLNNLTLMALTISTGFVVDDAIVMIENISRYVEEGEAPLAAALKGSEEIGFTIVSLSVSLIAVLIPLLFMGDIVGRLFREFAVTLSVTILLSAVVSLTLTPMMCAKMLRHRPVAQHGWFYRLSEYGFETVIRWYGKTLNVVLRHQPTTLLVAVATLVGTVYLYVVVPKGFFPVQDTGVILAISEAPQSASFEAMRERQQELNRAILEDPAVESLSSFIGIDGTNTTLNSGRIQINLKPLEERHATASEIIRRLQPRLAKVSGITLFMQPVQDLTVETRVSRTQYQYSLEDPDAKELSEWAPRFVDKLQALGELRDVASDQQTEGLQAKVVIDRDTASRLGITPQMIDDALYDAFGQRQISIMFTQLNQYRVVLEVKPDFKNSPRDLEEIYLRSAHGTKTPLGALSRMQYANAPLAVNHQGQFPVVTVSFNLAPGVSLGEAVEAIKQAKEEIGMPRSIVAGFQGTAEAFQASLKNEPLLILAALITVYIVLGVLYESYIHPITILSTLPSAGVGALVALLLCRTDLSVIALIGIILLIGIVKKNAIMMIDFALEAERTQGMTPREAIYEACLLRFRPIMMTTMAALLGGVPLALGTGVGSELRRPLGITIIGGLIFSQILTLYTTPVIYLAFDRLGRRFRRTR
- a CDS encoding MdtA/MuxA family multidrug efflux RND transporter periplasmic adaptor subunit, with the protein product MAETTRPTAPDLLDDVVPVAPQTPVEHARPAAQWRPEDGPVRQGRASEGSSANYAGKLLRLAAFAAMVAGIYYAWPWIVPWISLVGRKPVAKPPQRVVPVVTAAARQGDMPLYLNGLGTVTAFNTVTVRSRVEGQLVKVLFTEGQFVNKDDVLAEIDPRPYQVQLAQAEGQLARDQATLKVNKLSLARYNDLLPTRAITPQQIDEQVALVEQMEGAIRTDRAAIDNAKLQLAYCHINAPITGRIGLRLVDPGNMVRANEMGGIAVITQLQPIALVFTIPQDSISLVQRKANSGETLVVEAYDRDFKNELATGKLLAIDNQVDSTTGTVRLKAIFENEDNLLFPNQFVNARLLIDNRRDAVIVASAAVQRGPDFDFVYLVKKGKKDEDTVDLRQVQVGPTEGEQTVIESGLVPGDRVVTDGVEKLQRGAKISERGKKVAGRQ